A genome region from Yoonia vestfoldensis includes the following:
- a CDS encoding ABC transporter ATP-binding protein, giving the protein MTDDPVISAQGLNLTFQTNDGPVHALKDVNMDIAKGEFVSFIGPSGCGKTTFLRCIAGLETPTDGSLTVNGMTPDAARRARAYGYVFQAAGLYPWRTIGGNVKLPLEIMGFSKAEQAERVARVLALVDLAGFEKKFPWQLSGGMQQRASIARALAFDADILLMDEPFGALDEIVRDHLNEQLLALWARTEKTIGFVTHSIPEAVYLSTKIVVMSPRPGRITDVIDSPLPRERPLDIRDSKAFIDIAHRVREGLRAGHVDD; this is encoded by the coding sequence ATGACTGATGATCCCGTGATCAGCGCGCAAGGGCTGAACCTGACGTTCCAGACCAATGACGGTCCGGTCCATGCGCTGAAAGATGTCAATATGGATATCGCCAAGGGCGAATTCGTCAGCTTCATTGGCCCATCGGGCTGTGGCAAGACGACATTCCTGCGCTGCATCGCGGGGCTGGAGACGCCGACGGATGGCAGCTTGACGGTCAACGGCATGACACCTGACGCTGCGCGGCGCGCGCGGGCCTATGGCTATGTGTTTCAGGCGGCGGGGCTGTATCCGTGGCGCACCATCGGCGGCAATGTGAAACTGCCGCTAGAGATCATGGGCTTTTCCAAGGCCGAACAGGCCGAGCGGGTGGCGCGCGTGCTGGCGCTGGTTGACCTCGCGGGGTTCGAGAAGAAATTTCCTTGGCAGCTGTCCGGCGGGATGCAGCAGCGCGCCAGTATCGCCCGCGCGCTGGCCTTTGATGCCGATATCTTGTTGATGGATGAACCTTTCGGGGCGCTGGATGAAATCGTGCGCGACCATCTGAATGAACAGCTGCTTGCACTTTGGGCGCGCACCGAAAAGACCATCGGTTTCGTCACCCATTCGATCCCCGAGGCGGTCTATCTGTCCACCAAGATCGTCGTCATGTCGCCGCGCCCCGGCCGGATCACCGATGTGATCGACAGCCCGCTGCCACGCGAACGGCCGCTGGATATTCGCGACAGCAAGGCATTCATCGATATTGCGCATCGTGTGCGCGAAGGATTGCGGGCGGGCCATGTGGATGACTAG
- the hydA gene encoding dihydropyrimidinase, with product MTTIIKNGTIVTADLTYKADVLIDGGKIIEIGQNLKGDEQLDATGCYVMPGGIDPHTHLEMPFMGTYSADDFESGTRAALSGGTTMVVDFALPAPGQGLHDALQMWDNKSGRASCDYSFHMAVTWWGEQVFNEMESVVRDRGINTFKHFMAYKGALMVNDDEMYASFARLASLGAIAMVHAENGDVVAELSAKLLAEGNTGPEAHAYSRPPQVEGEAANRAIMIADMTGVPLYIVHVSCEEAHEAIRRARMQGKRVWGEPLIQHLTLDESEYFNQDWDHAARRVMSPPFRNKMHQDSLWAGLQSGSLSVVATDHCAFTTDQKRYGVGDFTKIPNGTGGLEDRMPMLWTHGVRTGRLTMNEFVAVTSTNIAKILNCYPRKGAVLVGADADLVVWDPEKSKTIMAKSQQSAIDYNVFEGKKVTGLPRFTLTRGHVAVHDGEMRSREGHGQFVKRAPNTPTNTALSTWKELTAPRPVERTGIPATGV from the coding sequence ATGACCACTATCATCAAGAACGGCACCATCGTCACGGCGGACCTGACCTATAAGGCGGATGTCCTGATCGACGGGGGCAAGATCATCGAGATCGGGCAGAACCTGAAAGGCGACGAACAGCTCGACGCCACCGGCTGCTATGTCATGCCGGGCGGGATCGACCCGCATACGCATCTGGAAATGCCTTTCATGGGCACCTATTCGGCGGATGATTTTGAATCCGGCACCCGCGCGGCCTTGTCCGGTGGCACCACGATGGTCGTCGATTTCGCACTGCCTGCGCCGGGTCAGGGCCTGCATGACGCGCTGCAGATGTGGGACAACAAATCGGGCCGCGCGTCTTGCGATTATTCCTTCCACATGGCGGTGACATGGTGGGGCGAACAGGTTTTCAACGAGATGGAAAGCGTCGTCCGCGACCGTGGCATCAACACCTTCAAGCATTTCATGGCCTATAAAGGCGCCTTGATGGTCAATGATGACGAGATGTATGCATCCTTTGCCCGTCTCGCCTCGCTCGGGGCCATCGCGATGGTCCATGCCGAGAATGGCGATGTGGTTGCGGAACTGTCCGCCAAGCTACTGGCCGAGGGCAATACCGGGCCAGAGGCGCACGCCTATTCCCGCCCCCCGCAGGTCGAGGGCGAGGCGGCAAACCGCGCCATCATGATCGCCGATATGACCGGCGTGCCGCTTTATATCGTGCATGTATCCTGCGAAGAGGCGCATGAGGCGATCCGGCGCGCGCGGATGCAGGGCAAACGCGTCTGGGGGGAACCGCTGATCCAGCATCTGACCTTGGATGAAAGCGAATATTTCAATCAGGACTGGGACCATGCCGCGCGGCGCGTCATGTCGCCGCCGTTCCGCAACAAGATGCATCAGGATAGCCTGTGGGCGGGGTTGCAATCGGGCAGCCTGTCGGTGGTGGCGACGGATCATTGCGCCTTTACCACGGATCAGAAACGTTACGGCGTGGGCGATTTCACCAAGATCCCGAACGGCACCGGCGGGCTAGAGGACCGGATGCCGATGCTCTGGACGCATGGCGTGCGCACGGGCCGGTTGACGATGAATGAATTTGTCGCCGTGACATCCACCAATATCGCCAAGATCCTGAATTGCTACCCGCGCAAGGGCGCGGTGCTGGTCGGTGCGGATGCCGATCTGGTGGTCTGGGATCCTGAAAAGTCCAAGACGATCATGGCCAAATCCCAGCAATCAGCGATTGATTACAATGTCTTCGAGGGCAAGAAAGTCACTGGCCTGCCGCGTTTCACCCTGACGCGCGGCCATGTCGCGGTCCATGATGGCGAGATGCGCAGCCGCGAGGGCCACGGCCAATTCGTCAAGCGCGCGCCCAATACGCCGACGAACACCGCACTGTCGACATGGAAAGAGCTGACCGCCCCCCGCCCGGTTGAACGCACGGGCATTCCCGCGACGGGGGTGTGA
- a CDS encoding GIY-YIG nuclease family protein: MTHFVYIMASRPNGAIYIGRTRNLHSRVQHHRDGRSVHTAKYKIKTLVWFETHDDFDSSLRRERAIKRWRRAWKNQLIHTANPHWQDITAHIPV; the protein is encoded by the coding sequence ATGACCCACTTCGTCTACATCATGGCCTCACGCCCCAACGGTGCGATCTATATCGGGCGCACCCGCAACCTGCATTCCCGCGTGCAACACCACCGCGACGGACGATCCGTGCATACGGCGAAATACAAGATCAAGACGCTGGTCTGGTTCGAAACGCACGACGATTTCGACTCCAGCCTGCGGCGCGAACGCGCGATCAAACGCTGGCGGCGCGCTTGGAAAAATCAGCTGATCCACACGGCCAATCCGCATTGGCAGGACATCACCGCCCATATTCCTGTCTAA
- a CDS encoding Zn-dependent hydrolase, which translates to MPSPAENLKINGERLWDSLMEMAKIGPGIAGGNNRQTLTDEDGEGRHLFQRWCEAAGCTMGVDEIGNMFARREGTDPDALPVYVGSHLDTQPTGGKYDGVLGVLGGLEVIRTLNDLDIKTKHPIVVTNWTNEEGTRYAPAMLASGVFAGKHALDWALDRVDAKGKRFGDELERIGWKGPEKVGDRKMHAFFELHIEQGPILEAEGKQIGVVTHGQGLRWVQCIVTGKESHTGSTPMHMRKNAGRGLALITELVHEIAMKNQPNAVGAIGHIDVYPNSRNIIPGKVVFTVDLRTHLLDKLNAMVAELMDRAPQICADIGVAFEAEIVGQFDPPAFDENCVAAVRHAAERLGYSHMDIVSGAGHDACWINDLYPTAMIMCPCVDGLSHNEAEEITPEWAAAGADVLFHAVVETAEIVA; encoded by the coding sequence ATGCCATCCCCCGCAGAGAACCTCAAGATCAACGGTGAACGCCTGTGGGACAGCCTGATGGAGATGGCCAAGATCGGCCCCGGCATCGCGGGCGGCAACAACCGCCAGACCCTGACTGATGAAGATGGCGAAGGCCGGCACTTGTTTCAACGCTGGTGCGAGGCTGCGGGCTGCACCATGGGCGTGGACGAGATCGGCAATATGTTCGCCCGCCGCGAAGGCACCGACCCTGACGCGCTGCCGGTCTATGTCGGCTCGCATCTGGATACCCAGCCTACGGGCGGCAAATATGACGGGGTGCTGGGGGTTCTTGGCGGGCTGGAGGTGATCCGCACGCTGAACGATCTGGATATCAAGACCAAACATCCCATCGTCGTGACCAACTGGACCAACGAAGAAGGCACGCGCTATGCGCCTGCGATGCTGGCCTCGGGGGTGTTTGCGGGCAAACATGCGCTGGACTGGGCGCTTGACCGTGTTGATGCCAAGGGCAAACGGTTCGGGGACGAGCTGGAACGGATCGGCTGGAAAGGTCCCGAAAAGGTGGGTGATCGCAAGATGCATGCTTTCTTTGAGCTGCATATTGAACAAGGCCCGATATTGGAGGCTGAAGGCAAGCAGATCGGTGTTGTCACCCATGGGCAGGGGCTGCGCTGGGTGCAATGCATTGTGACCGGCAAGGAAAGCCATACCGGATCGACGCCGATGCATATGCGCAAGAACGCCGGGCGCGGATTGGCGCTGATCACCGAATTGGTCCATGAGATCGCGATGAAGAACCAGCCGAATGCGGTGGGGGCGATTGGGCATATCGACGTCTATCCCAACAGCCGCAACATCATTCCGGGCAAGGTGGTCTTTACCGTCGATCTGCGCACGCATCTGCTGGACAAGCTCAATGCGATGGTGGCCGAATTGATGGACCGCGCGCCACAGATTTGTGCGGATATCGGGGTCGCGTTCGAGGCCGAAATCGTGGGCCAGTTCGACCCGCCCGCCTTTGATGAAAACTGCGTCGCTGCCGTGCGACATGCCGCTGAAAGGCTGGGCTATAGCCATATGGATATCGTGTCTGGCGCGGGGCATGATGCGTGTTGGATCAATGACCTTTATCCAACGGCGATGATCATGTGCCCCTGTGTGGATGGGTTAAGCCATAACGAGGCCGAAGAAATCACGCCTGAATGGGCGGCTGCGGGGGCGGATGTGCTGTTTCACGCGGTGGTCGAGACGGCGGAGATTGTGGCGTGA
- a CDS encoding TetR family transcriptional regulator C-terminal domain-containing protein: MTKAPTRIQKRNRAAILSAGLDVFSQYGFRGTTLDQIAEAAGLSKPNLLYYFPSKESIHTALLERLLENWLEPLQALDAAGDPVTEIMGYVRRKLAMSKDFPRESRLFANEILQGAPRIETILRNDLKRLVDEKAAVIQAWADAGKIAPVDPYHLIFSIWALTQHYADFDVQVGAVLGDRAPFDGAALFLDQLYGKLLGP; encoded by the coding sequence ATGACGAAAGCGCCGACCCGAATCCAGAAACGCAATCGGGCGGCGATCCTGTCGGCGGGGCTGGATGTATTCTCGCAATATGGCTTTCGCGGGACCACCTTGGACCAGATCGCCGAGGCGGCGGGGCTGTCGAAACCCAACCTGCTTTACTATTTTCCGTCAAAGGAATCGATCCATACCGCCTTGCTGGAACGTCTGCTGGAAAACTGGCTGGAACCGTTGCAAGCGCTGGATGCGGCGGGTGATCCGGTCACGGAAATCATGGGTTACGTCCGGCGCAAGCTGGCCATGAGCAAGGATTTCCCCCGCGAAAGCCGCTTGTTCGCCAATGAAATCCTGCAAGGCGCGCCACGGATCGAAACCATCCTGCGCAATGATCTCAAGCGGCTTGTCGATGAAAAGGCGGCTGTCATCCAAGCCTGGGCCGACGCGGGCAAGATCGCGCCGGTCGATCCGTATCATCTGATCTTTTCGATCTGGGCATTGACCCAGCATTACGCCGATTTCGATGTCCAGGTCGGCGCGGTGCTGGGCGACCGCGCGCCCTTTGACGGCGCTGCGCTTTTTCTCGACCAGCTTTACGGCAAATTGCTGGGTCCTTAG
- the preA gene encoding NAD-dependent dihydropyrimidine dehydrogenase subunit PreA: protein MADLTTNFLGITSPNPFWLASAPPTDKEYNVRRAFEAGWGGVVWKTLGSEGPPVVNVNGPRYGAIYGADRRLLGLNNIELITDRPLQTNLDEIKRVKADYPDRAMIVSIMVPCEEQAWKDILPRVQETGADGIELNFGCPHGMSERGMGAAVGQVPEYIEMVTRWCKQYYDKPVIVKLTPNITDIRKPAAAAMRGGADAVSLINTINSITSVNLDSMSPEPSIDGKGSHGGYCGPAVKPIALSMVSEIARHPDTRGLPISGIGGVTTWRDAAEYISLGCGNVQVCTAVMTYGFKIVQEMISGLSEWMDEKGYTAVEQVVGRAVPNVTDWQYLNLNYVAKAKINQDDCIKCGRCFAACEDTSHQAIAMSADRTFTVIDAECVACNLCVDVCPVENCITMEAMEPGQVDPRTGKVVQKDYANWTTHPNNPGAVAAE from the coding sequence ATGGCTGATCTGACAACAAATTTTCTGGGCATCACATCCCCCAACCCGTTCTGGCTGGCCTCTGCTCCGCCGACGGATAAGGAATACAATGTCCGCCGCGCCTTTGAAGCGGGCTGGGGCGGGGTTGTGTGGAAAACGCTCGGGTCCGAAGGGCCGCCTGTCGTCAATGTCAACGGCCCGCGCTATGGCGCGATCTATGGCGCGGACCGGCGCTTGCTGGGGCTGAACAATATCGAATTGATCACCGACCGTCCGTTGCAGACCAACCTTGACGAAATCAAACGGGTCAAGGCCGATTACCCCGACCGCGCGATGATCGTCTCGATCATGGTACCTTGCGAGGAACAGGCATGGAAAGACATCCTGCCGCGCGTGCAGGAAACTGGTGCCGACGGGATCGAGCTGAACTTTGGCTGCCCGCATGGCATGTCCGAGCGCGGCATGGGGGCCGCCGTGGGGCAGGTGCCCGAATATATCGAAATGGTCACACGCTGGTGCAAGCAATATTACGACAAGCCGGTGATCGTGAAACTGACGCCCAATATCACTGATATCCGCAAACCTGCGGCGGCGGCGATGCGCGGTGGCGCGGATGCGGTCAGCCTGATCAACACGATTAATTCGATCACCTCGGTGAACCTCGACAGCATGTCGCCCGAACCCTCTATCGATGGCAAAGGATCGCATGGCGGCTATTGCGGCCCGGCGGTGAAACCGATTGCGCTGTCCATGGTGTCCGAAATCGCGCGCCATCCCGATACGCGCGGCCTGCCGATCAGCGGCATCGGCGGTGTCACGACATGGCGCGACGCGGCGGAATATATCAGCCTTGGCTGCGGCAATGTGCAGGTCTGCACGGCGGTGATGACCTATGGTTTCAAGATCGTGCAGGAAATGATCAGCGGCCTGTCGGAATGGATGGATGAAAAAGGCTATACTGCGGTCGAACAGGTCGTTGGCCGTGCGGTGCCCAATGTCACGGATTGGCAATATCTGAACCTCAACTATGTCGCCAAGGCCAAGATCAATCAGGATGATTGCATCAAATGCGGCCGCTGCTTTGCCGCTTGCGAAGATACCAGCCATCAGGCCATTGCCATGTCCGCGGACCGGACCTTTACCGTGATCGACGCAGAATGCGTGGCCTGCAACCTTTGCGTCGATGTTTGTCCTGTCGAGAACTGTATCACGATGGAGGCGATGGAACCCGGGCAGGTCGATCCGCGCACCGGCAAGGTCGTGCAAAAGGATTATGCCAACTGGACGACGCATCCCAACAATCCGGGGGCCGTGGCGGCCGAGTAG
- a CDS encoding NAD(P)-dependent oxidoreductase yields the protein MSNPMTPGIAAARLPAETLAQNFTDLHAPLDRHEARVAADRCYFCYDAPCVTACPTSIDIPLFIRQISTGTPEAAAKTIFDQNILGGMCARVCPTEDLCEQACVREAAEGKPVEIGRLQRYATDTLMARQSHPYDRAPATGKNVAVVGAGPAGLACAHRLAMHGHDVTIFDAQAKPGGLNEFGIAAYKSTDDFAAREVDWLMGIGGITLQTGKALGRDLSLDALAGEFDAVFLAVGLGGVNALRTAGEDKDGVDNAVDFIAALRQASDLTALPVGRDVVVIGGGMTAVDAAVQSKLLGAQNVTIAYRRGRDAMSASRYEQDLAASHGVRLLFNVQPVAIHGNGALREVELEYTADTGAGLQGIGETIRLPVDQLFKAIGQTLVTDAGLALDGRKIAVTGAGRTSRAGVWAGGDCASGGDDLTVTAVAEGRDAAMDIHAALTA from the coding sequence ATGTCCAACCCGATGACCCCCGGAATTGCAGCGGCCCGCTTGCCCGCTGAAACGCTTGCCCAGAACTTCACCGATCTGCACGCCCCCCTCGACCGGCACGAAGCCCGCGTTGCGGCGGATCGCTGCTATTTCTGCTATGATGCGCCCTGCGTCACGGCCTGCCCGACAAGCATCGACATCCCGCTGTTCATCCGCCAGATCAGCACCGGTACGCCAGAGGCTGCGGCGAAAACCATCTTTGACCAGAACATCCTTGGCGGCATGTGCGCCCGCGTCTGCCCGACCGAGGATCTGTGCGAACAGGCCTGCGTGCGCGAAGCCGCCGAAGGCAAACCGGTCGAAATCGGGCGGTTGCAGCGTTACGCCACCGATACGCTGATGGCCCGGCAAAGCCATCCCTATGACCGCGCCCCTGCCACTGGCAAAAACGTGGCTGTCGTTGGCGCTGGCCCGGCGGGTCTGGCCTGTGCGCATCGTCTGGCGATGCATGGCCATGATGTGACGATTTTCGATGCGCAGGCCAAACCCGGCGGGCTGAACGAATTCGGCATCGCCGCCTATAAATCCACCGATGATTTCGCCGCGCGCGAGGTGGATTGGCTGATGGGTATCGGCGGCATCACGCTGCAAACCGGCAAGGCGCTGGGCCGCGATCTGTCGCTTGATGCGCTGGCGGGTGAATTCGACGCGGTGTTTCTTGCAGTCGGCCTTGGCGGTGTGAACGCATTGCGCACCGCAGGCGAGGACAAGGATGGCGTCGATAATGCCGTCGATTTCATCGCCGCGCTGCGGCAGGCCAGCGACCTGACCGCCTTGCCCGTGGGCCGCGATGTCGTGGTCATCGGTGGCGGGATGACGGCGGTCGATGCCGCCGTGCAATCCAAATTGCTGGGCGCGCAGAATGTCACCATCGCCTATCGGCGCGGTCGCGACGCGATGAGCGCCAGCCGCTATGAACAGGACCTTGCCGCATCCCACGGCGTGCGGCTCTTGTTCAATGTCCAGCCTGTCGCGATCCACGGCAATGGGGCCCTGCGCGAGGTCGAACTGGAATATACCGCCGATACCGGCGCAGGTCTGCAAGGCATTGGTGAGACCATCCGCCTGCCCGTCGACCAGCTGTTCAAGGCGATCGGCCAGACGCTGGTCACCGATGCAGGGCTGGCGCTCGACGGGCGCAAGATCGCGGTAACTGGGGCCGGGCGCACCAGCCGCGCTGGTGTCTGGGCCGGGGGCGATTGCGCCAGCGGTGGCGACGATCTGACCGTGACCGCCGTGGCCGAAGGGCGCGATGCGGCGATGGATATCCATGCGGCTTTGACCGCATGA
- a CDS encoding Gfo/Idh/MocA family protein translates to MRPICLVGIGKIAVDQHVPAIAASPDWTLAATVSRAGTVDGVPAYTDFAQMLAERPDIDTVSLCLPPVPRYDYAAAAIAAGRHVMLEKPPGATLAEVQALAAMAQDAGVTLYTTWHSRMAKGVAPAKAWLADKIITAAHITWKEDVRRWHPGQDWVFAPGGMGVFDPGSNALSIMTEILPAPVHLRQADLSFPANRDTPIAAELAWTGNVTGSFDWRQTGPQSWDITVETTDGTLALHDGGAQLVINGADVESGPDREYPALYDRMAALVKTAASEVDITPMIHIADALTLGKRHVVDAFDF, encoded by the coding sequence ATGCGACCCATCTGCCTTGTGGGCATCGGCAAGATCGCCGTTGACCAGCACGTCCCCGCCATTGCCGCCAGCCCCGACTGGACCCTTGCCGCGACGGTCAGCCGCGCGGGCACGGTGGATGGCGTCCCCGCCTACACCGATTTCGCCCAGATGCTTGCGGAACGGCCCGATATCGACACGGTCTCGCTCTGCCTGCCGCCGGTGCCGCGCTATGATTACGCCGCTGCCGCCATCGCCGCTGGCCGGCATGTGATGCTGGAAAAACCCCCCGGCGCGACCTTGGCCGAGGTGCAGGCACTGGCCGCCATGGCGCAGGATGCGGGTGTGACGCTTTATACCACATGGCATAGCCGGATGGCCAAAGGCGTCGCCCCCGCCAAGGCATGGCTTGCGGATAAGATCATCACCGCCGCCCATATCACCTGGAAAGAGGATGTGCGCCGCTGGCATCCGGGGCAGGATTGGGTCTTTGCACCGGGGGGCATGGGCGTCTTCGATCCCGGCAGCAACGCCCTGTCGATCATGACGGAAATACTGCCTGCGCCCGTGCATCTGCGGCAAGCCGATCTCTCCTTTCCGGCCAACCGTGACACGCCGATTGCGGCTGAACTCGCATGGACGGGCAATGTCACGGGCAGTTTCGACTGGCGGCAAACCGGCCCGCAAAGCTGGGACATCACGGTGGAAACGACGGATGGCACGCTCGCCCTGCATGACGGCGGCGCGCAGCTGGTGATCAATGGGGCAGATGTCGAATCCGGCCCCGACCGCGAATATCCCGCGCTCTATGACCGGATGGCAGCACTGGTGAAAACAGCAGCATCCGAGGTCGACATCACCCCGATGATCCATATCGCGGATGCGCTGACGCTGGGCAAACGGCATGTGGTCGACGCTTTCGACTTCTAA
- the araD gene encoding L-arabinonate dehydratase, giving the protein MTFIPASWPRRLRSQEWFGGSSKDAIYHRSWMKNQGLPADLLDGRPVIGICNTWSELTPCNAHLRDLAERVKFGVYEAGGFPVEFPVFSPSESTLRPTAMMYRNLCAMDVEEALRGKCIDGVVLLAGCDKTTPALLMGAASVDLPAIVVSGRPMLNGHFRGERVGSGTHLWKFSEAVRAGEMTAEEFVEAEASMSRSPGSCNTMGTASTMASMAEALGMALSGNAAIPAVDSRRRVMAHLTGRRIVQMVKDDLKPSDIMTKAAFENAIRTNAAIGGSTNAVIHLLAMAGRTKDVTLTLDDWDRLGRDVPTILNLMPSGKYLMEEFFYAGGLPVVIKRLGEAGLLHRDALTVSGGTIWDEVKDVRNWNEDVILPVEKALTQSGGIAVLRGNLAPGGAVLKPSAATATLMQHRGRAVVFEDIDDYKARINDPDLDIDETCVMVLKNCGPRGYPGMAEVGNMGLPPKILKKGITDMVRISDARMSGTAFGTVVLHTSPEAAMGGPLAVVQNGDMIELDVAGRRLHLDIPDAELQARLATWSAEKSGANPRPASGYAMLYHDRVMGADTGADFDFLVGHRGNAVGKEAH; this is encoded by the coding sequence ATGACCTTCATACCCGCCAGCTGGCCACGTCGACTTCGGTCACAGGAATGGTTCGGGGGGTCGTCGAAAGATGCGATCTATCACCGCTCTTGGATGAAAAATCAGGGCCTGCCCGCCGATCTGCTGGATGGCCGCCCGGTGATCGGGATCTGCAACACATGGTCGGAATTGACGCCTTGTAACGCTCATCTGCGCGATCTGGCCGAGCGTGTGAAATTCGGCGTCTATGAGGCAGGCGGTTTCCCGGTGGAATTCCCGGTCTTCAGCCCGTCAGAAAGCACCCTGCGCCCGACCGCAATGATGTATCGCAACCTCTGCGCCATGGATGTCGAAGAGGCGCTGCGCGGCAAATGCATCGACGGCGTCGTGCTGCTGGCGGGCTGTGACAAGACCACGCCGGCGTTGTTGATGGGTGCGGCTTCGGTCGATCTGCCCGCCATCGTGGTGTCGGGCCGGCCGATGCTGAACGGCCATTTCCGCGGTGAACGGGTCGGATCGGGCACGCATCTGTGGAAATTCTCTGAAGCGGTGCGCGCAGGCGAAATGACCGCCGAAGAATTCGTCGAGGCAGAGGCGTCGATGTCCCGCTCGCCGGGGTCTTGCAACACCATGGGCACGGCCAGCACGATGGCCAGCATGGCCGAGGCTTTGGGCATGGCGCTGTCGGGCAATGCCGCGATCCCTGCCGTGGATAGCCGCCGCCGCGTGATGGCGCATCTGACGGGGCGGCGCATTGTGCAGATGGTCAAGGATGATCTCAAACCCTCTGACATCATGACCAAGGCCGCCTTTGAAAACGCGATCCGCACCAATGCCGCCATCGGCGGGTCCACCAATGCGGTGATCCATCTGCTGGCCATGGCAGGGCGCACCAAGGATGTCACCCTGACGCTGGATGATTGGGATAGGCTGGGCCGCGATGTGCCCACGATCCTGAACCTGATGCCATCGGGCAAATACCTGATGGAAGAATTCTTTTACGCCGGCGGCCTGCCTGTCGTGATCAAACGTCTGGGCGAGGCGGGATTGCTGCACCGCGACGCGCTGACCGTCTCTGGCGGGACGATCTGGGACGAGGTCAAGGACGTGCGCAACTGGAACGAGGATGTGATCCTGCCCGTCGAAAAGGCCCTGACGCAATCGGGCGGCATCGCGGTGCTGCGCGGCAATCTGGCCCCCGGTGGCGCGGTGCTGAAACCCTCTGCGGCGACCGCAACCCTGATGCAGCATCGCGGGCGTGCCGTCGTGTTTGAGGATATCGACGATTACAAGGCCCGCATCAACGACCCTGATCTGGACATCGACGAAACCTGCGTGATGGTGCTGAAAAACTGCGGCCCGCGCGGTTATCCCGGCATGGCCGAGGTCGGCAATATGGGCCTGCCGCCGAAGATCCTGAAAAAAGGCATCACCGATATGGTGCGCATCTCTGATGCCCGCATGTCCGGCACCGCCTTTGGCACCGTGGTCCTGCATACCTCGCCCGAGGCGGCGATGGGCGGCCCGCTGGCTGTTGTGCAGAATGGCGATATGATCGAACTCGATGTCGCGGGTCGCCGCTTGCATCTGGACATCCCCGATGCGGAATTGCAGGCGCGTCTGGCCACATGGTCGGCGGAAAAATCAGGGGCCAATCCGCGCCCGGCCAGTGGTTACGCGATGCTTTATCATGACCGCGTGATGGGGGCCGACACGGGGGCCGATTTCGATTTCCTCGTGGGCCATCGCGGCAATGCCGTCGGCAAAGAGGCACATTGA